The Oncorhynchus masou masou isolate Uvic2021 chromosome 6, UVic_Omas_1.1, whole genome shotgun sequence genome has a window encoding:
- the LOC135541830 gene encoding nck-associated protein 5-like isoform X1, whose amino-acid sequence MDSDKLLVSKNQVELKSNGDCTQNGSATSARATATSMEALSPFFKKKAHILEVLRKLEESDPLKFHPSSCLSPHHDLGQAPVSMERDQISLMSSEALPAPQRPVAHSLSRCHHSSSDSDIHDYANGEGALQEDHAQLQQQQHRRCQYCHILSQKSSLDSLLKCAQGHSASHQARVEILNRQACAEDQGASAQSTTPPQAAALSHLLSADSTNQCYMHKTALDFLERTPEGLCSSDPFLSLLIQANLNGMLGQEPRRLQKHTDEHPSCKPPPVPSHSEDIKHIKAVMATSQSQNEDSLEECCYLEVEAAAHNVNNSLHSSTSHTDHVETEPGYPKEQEVSDQICNGLYFSNETSVSKKVAVESYSPAPVPERNSSAQALNPSGKSKLALSPTSPSSGLSEVKPISSPSRLLKFLKIPPGINQAQPGNPLRLSPQLTRSSKIPCRNNNNYEVYHSPIMTRKATNTEREKQPSSSSSKTDPYPATHSAPTSPPKSEDIVDTPPMAKEIVFSSHFAPKPSDSTKAPPSSHAQRGSQKVPQYENVCPSDGTPQFLEGLKKSQYLPYPQHEGPLEKHCQQDESLLSPQSSQHPDSSPGKADQDFSDQDTDSESPVWHKPNQHFSLPSSTSSAASKAQSSHPSYSSMRDRHQEHRAAPEPSQQNCELAQPTQSSARRGDPKRLVQGKTSQSESSHHPFKERLAALGKLKSTEDLPVGAQSVDKKDVQSNLGKPPTNNIEKSKTAERQVERTGAEQHRNQKSTDSLDGKPYPKTSLGSHTRVIGPIHESGTKSSATPSMIPKGEQETLFSPRIYVAKAEGPKIKMGTSSSNTETPPVVRSYGKCPITQSHHSKTAPSTQNSPTKVPSKSPSKVGQASSYPRGVKPIPEDRAMAQRNPLRPEDKTKLPAGKKKTFGHAESFPPPPLPPRPSTEAIAKEDKKPYSSGPSVLQSAIEQKVMRGIEENMLKLQEQDQGPVAEPKQKASNGIANWFGLRKSKLPALNRKPEVSKFKINMSSSASGGGAKDPKTGGPQKVVESLNISKLMEKAEDLRKALEEERAYVNRVGMDRSGRGHSCEVVMDQAQGQLSLMCRGLTAENFMQQLLNSPSTSCSGNRVDERGAIPTTFGMTHRRLSFDSKRSRPNFSHQRNGISHTKSRDEIAQGSVMICKGEVTSEDSLAESISAQHFTGSGASMCTLDSGIGTFPMPDYASNMAGKSIPKGKPQEEQGVSCSQGKHGAMMKVPRKAHTLERELSSLDEVNPFVLYGSGLEGNGTNMHQSSTIHKDIDAYGAHIQNPLTKNWTFPNLKGSAGATDVYLDVQGDLGTPSRRSLKQCSPQRPLATDPGSLPLPLQTGLSQRGKGRTPSSSEVGKDGGLELVKERPEELLSLRETPESLSDSFYDSLSSCGSQG is encoded by the exons ATGGACAGTGACAAATTGCTGGTGTCCAAAAACCAGGTGGAACTCAAG AGCAATGGGGACTGCACACAGAATGGGTCAGCCACATCGGCCCGGGCCACTGCCACCTCCATGGAGGCCCTGTCTCCGTTTTTCAAGAAGAAAGCACACATCCTAGAGGTCCTGCGCAAGCTGGAGGAGTCAGACCCACTCAAGTTCCACCCCTCCTCCTGCCTGTCCCCCCACCATGACCTGGGCCAGGCGCCGGTCTCCATGGAGAGAGACCAGATATCCCTGATGTCCTCTGAGGCGTTACCTGCCCCACAGCGCCCGGTGGCACACTCATTGTCACGCTGCCACCACTCCAGCTCTGACTCGGACATTCACGATTATGCCAATGGAGAAGGGGCTCTCCAGGAGGACCATGCCCAGCTTCAGCAACAACAACACAGGAGATGTCAGTACTGCCACATACTCTCCCAGAAGAGCAGCCTGGACAGCCTGCTGAAGTGTGCCCAGGGCCACAGTGCCTCACACCAGGCCAGAGTGGAGATCCTTAACAGGCAGGCCTGTGCAGAGGACCAGGGGGCATCGGCACAGAGCACAACCCCTCCCCAAGCAGCGGCTCTTTCCCACCTCCTCTCTGCTGACAGCACAAACCAGTGCTACATGCACAAAACAGCTTTGGACTTCCTAGAGCGCACTCCAGAAGGTCTTTGTTCTTCTGATCCTTTCCTCTCCTTGCTAATCCAAGCCAACCTCAACGGGATGCTAGGGCAGGAGCCCAGGAGGTTACAAAAACACACAGATGAGCATCCGTCCTGCAAACCGCCACCTGTGCCCTCTCATAGTGAGGATATAAAGCacataaaggctgtcatggcaaCGTCGCAGAGCCAGAACGAGGACAGTCTGGAAGAGTGCTGCTACCTGGAAGTAGAGGCAGCGGCACACAATGTGAACAACAGCCTGCACTCTTCTACCTCACACACAGACCATGTTGAGACGGAACCAGGATATCCCAAGGAGCAGGAAGTGAGTGATCAGATCTGCAACGGGCTCTACTTCTCCAATGAGACATCCGTCTCCAAGAAGGTGGCGGTGGAATCTTATTCTCCAGCCCCAGTGCCTGAGAGGAACAGCTCAGCTCAGGCCCTGAATCCCTCTGGGAAGAGCAAGCTTGCACTcagccccacctctccctcttcagGTCTGAGTGAAGTCAAGCCCATCTCTTCCCCATCCCGGCTGCTCAAGTTCCTGAAGATCCCTCCGGGGATCAACCAGGCACAACCAGGCAACCCCCTCCGTCTAAGTCCCCAGCTCACCCGCAGCTCCAAGATCCCCTGCAGGAACAACAACAACTATGAGGTGTACCACTCTCCCATCATGACCCGCAAAGCCAccaacacagagagggagaagcagccatcctcatcctcctccaaaACAGACCCCTACCCTGCTACACACTCCGCCCCCACCTCCCCACCCAAATCAGAGGACATTGTGGACACCCCTCCCATGGCCAAGGAGATTGTTTTCAGCAGCCACTTTGCGCCCAAACCCAGCGACAGCACAAAGGCACCCCCCTCCTCTCATGCACAAAGGGGCTCTCAGAAGGTACCCCAATACGAGAATGTCTGCCCCTCAGATGGGACGCCCCAGTTCCTGGAGGGTCTTAAGAAGTCCCAGTACCTCCCTTACCCCCAACACGAGGGTCCTCTAGAGAAGCATTGTCAGCAAGATGAGAGCCTCCTCAGCCCCCAGTCTTCACAGCACCCTGACTCGTCCCCAGGGAAGGCTGACCAGGACTTCTCTGACCAGGACACTGACTCAGAAAGCCCCGTCTGGCACAAGCCAAACCAACACTTTAGCCTCCCCTCCTCGACCTCCTCCGCCGCCAGTAAAGCACAAAGTAGTCACCCCAGCTACTCCAGCATGAGGGACAGGCACCAGGAGCACCGTGCAGCTCCAGAGCCCAGCCAACAGAACTGTGAACTTGCCCAGCCAACTCAGTCTTCAGCCAGGCGAGGTGACCCCAAGAGACTAGTGCAGGGCAAGACTTCCCAGAGTGAGTCCAGTCACCACCCCTTCAAAGAGCGCCTGGCTGCTTTGGGGAAACTGAAGAGCACAGAAGATCTGCCAGTAGGTGCACAGTCTGTGGACAAGAAGGATGTACAAAGTAACCTAGGCAAACCCCCCACCAACAATATCGAGAAAAGCAAGACCGCTGAAAGGCAAGTTGAGCGAACTGGAGCAGAGCAGCACAGAAATCAGAAATCCACTGATTCCCTGGATGGGAAGCCCTACCCCAAAACCAGCCTCGGCAGTCACACTAGGGTGATAGGTCCAATACATGAATCGGGCACCAAATCCTCAGCCACCCCATCAATGATACCCAAGGGAGAGCAGGAGACACTGTTTTCTCCCAGGATATATGTAGCAAAAGCAGAGGGTCCAAAGATCAAGATGGGCACATCATCCTCCAACACAGAGACTCCTCCAGTGGTGCGGAGCTATGGGAAATGCCCCATCACCCAGAGCCACCACAGTAAAACTGCCCCCAGCACACAAAACAGCCCCACTAAAGTCCCGTCAAAGTCCCCTTCAAAGGTAGGTCAAGCTTCCTCTTATCCCAGAGGGGTCAAACCCATTCCTGAGGACCGTGCCATGGCTCAGAGAAACCCACTTCGGCCAGAGGACAAAACCAAGCTCCCGGCCGGCAAGAAAAAGACCTTTGGCCATGCAGAGAGCTTCCCGCCTCCCCCTCTGCCCCCACGGCCGTCTACTGAAGCCATCGCAAAAGAGGACAAAAAGCCGTACTCGTCTGGCCCATCCGTGCTCCAGTCTGCCATTGAGCAGAAGGTAATGCGTGGCATCGAGGAAAACATGCTGAAGCTGCAGGAGCAGGACCAGGGCCCGGTAGCCGAGCCAAAGCAGAAGGCCTCCAATGGCATCGCCAACTGGTTCGGCCTGAGGAAGAGCAAGCTCCCCGCCCTCAACCGCAAACCGGAAGTGTCCAAGTTCAAGATCAACATGTCATCGTCTGCCTCTGGCGGAGGGGCTAAGGACCCTAAGACAGGTGGTCCCCAGAAGGTGGTGGAGAGCCTGAATATCTCCAAGCTGATGGAGAAGGCAGAGGACCTGCGGAAGGCGCTGGAAGAGGAGCGGGCATATGTGAACAGGGTCGGGATGGACCGCTCTGGCAGAGGCCACTCATGTGAGGTGGTGATGGACCAGGCCCAAGGCCAACTGTCACTCATGTGCAGAGGATTGACCGCAGAGAACTTCATGCAGCAGCTCCTCAACAG TCCCTCGACGTCTTGTTCTGGAAACAGGGTGGACGAGAGGGgagctatacctaccacctttggaATGACACACAGACGCCTCTCCTTTGACTCTAAGAGGTCGCGGCCCAACTTCAGTCACCAGAGGAACGGGATCAGCCACACCAAGAGCAGGGACGAGATAGCCCAG GGTTCGGTTATGATCTGCAAGGGTGAGGTCACATCAGAAGACAGCTTGGCAGAGTCCATTAGTGCTCAGCATTTTACAG GTTCTGGGGCCTCCATGTGCACCCTCGACAGTGGCATTGGCACGTTCCCCATGCCAGACTACGCCAGTAACATGGCAGGGAAGAGCATCCCTAAGGGGAAGCCACAGGAAGAGCAAGGGGTTTCTTGCTCCCAGGGTAAGCATGGGGCCATGATGAAGGTTCCGCGTAAGGCCCATACACTGGAGAGAGAGCTGTCATCTCTGGATGAAGTCAACCCGTTTGTCCTGTATGGCTCAGGGCTGGAGGGAAACGGTACCAACATGCACCAGTCCAGTACAATCCACAAGG ATATAGATGCCTATGGAGCTCATATACAAAATCCCCTCACCAAGAACTGGACCTTTCCCAATCTGAAAGGCTCTGCGGGAGCCACTGATGTTTACCTGGATGTGCAGGGAGACCTGGGGACCCCATCCAGAAGG AGTTTGAAACAGTGTTCCCCCCAGCGCCCCCTGGCCACTGACCCAGGCAGCCTCCCCCTGCCACTCCAGACAGGGCTCAGCCAGCGGGGTAAGGGGCGGACGCCCAGCTCCTCAGAGGTGGGGAAGGACGGAGGGCTGGAGCTGGTGAAGGAGAGACCAGAGGAACTCCTGTCCCTGAGAGAGACGCCTGAATCCCTCAGTGACTCCTTCTACGACAGCCTGTCGTCCTGTGGCAGCCAGGGCTAG
- the LOC135541830 gene encoding nck-associated protein 5-like isoform X3: protein MESEEPELRECDEAFESDEGNVESYLEEPESSRELLERLKELEAENSALALANESQREAYEKCLDEVANHVVQALLNQKDLREECIKLKMRVFDLERQNKTLTELFAQKLHPQASHLQQSPTEPSTEPSTEPLTMDSDKLLVSKNQVELKSNGDCTQNGSATSARATATSMEALSPFFKKKAHILEVLRKLEESDPLKFHPSSCLSPHHDLGQAPVSMERDQISLMSSEALPAPQRPVAHSLSRCHHSSSDSDIHDYANGEGALQEDHAQLQQQQHRRCQYCHILSQKSSLDSLLKCAQGHSASHQARVEILNRQACAEDQGASAQSTTPPQAAALSHLLSADSTNQCYMHKTALDFLERTPEGLCSSDPFLSLLIQANLNGMLGQEPRRLQKHTDEHPSCKPPPVPSHSEDIKHIKAVMATSQSQNEDSLEECCYLEVEAAAHNVNNSLHSSTSHTDHVETEPGYPKEQEVSDQICNGLYFSNETSVSKKVAVESYSPAPVPERNSSAQALNPSGKSKLALSPTSPSSGLSEVKPISSPSRLLKFLKIPPGINQAQPGNPLRLSPQLTRSSKIPCRNNNNYEVYHSPIMTRKATNTEREKQPSSSSSKTDPYPATHSAPTSPPKSEDIVDTPPMAKEIVFSSHFAPKPSDSTKAPPSSHAQRGSQKVPQYENVCPSDGTPQFLEGLKKSQYLPYPQHEGPLEKHCQQDESLLSPQSSQHPDSSPGKADQDFSDQDTDSESPVWHKPNQHFSLPSSTSSAASKAQSSHPSYSSMRDRHQEHRAAPEPSQQNCELAQPTQSSARRGDPKRLVQGKTSQSESSHHPFKERLAALGKLKSTEDLPVGAQSVDKKDVQSNLGKPPTNNIEKSKTAERQVERTGAEQHRNQKSTDSLDGKPYPKTSLGSHTRVIGPIHESGTKSSATPSMIPKGEQETLFSPRIYVAKAEGPKIKMGTSSSNTETPPVVRSYGKCPITQSHHSKTAPSTQNSPTKVPSKSPSKVGQASSYPRGVKPIPEDRAMAQRNPLRPEDKTKLPAGKKKTFGHAESFPPPPLPPRPSTEAIAKEDKKPYSSGPSVLQSAIEQKVMRGIEENMLKLQEQDQGPVAEPKQKASNGIANWFGLRKSKLPALNRKPEVSKFKINMSSSASGGGAKDPKTGGPQKVVESLNISKLMEKAEDLRKALEEERAYVNRVGMDRSGRGHSCEVVMDQAQGQLSLMCRGLTAENFMQQLLNSPSTSCSGNRVDERGAIPTTFGMTHRRLSFDSKRSRPNFSHQRNGISHTKSRDEIAQGSVMICKGEVTSEDSLAESISAQHFTGSGASMCTLDSGIGTFPMPDYASNMAGKSIPKGKPQEEQGVSCSQGKHGAMMKVPRKAHTLERELSSLDEVNPFVLYGSGLEGNGTNMHQSSTIHKDIDAYGAHIQNPLTKNWTFPNLKGSAGATDVYLDVQGDLGTPSRRSLKQCSPQRPLATDPGSLPLPLQTGLSQRGKGRTPSSSEVGKDGGLELVKERPEELLSLRETPESLSDSFYDSLSSCGSQG, encoded by the exons GCTGAGAATTCAGCCCTGGCCCTTGCGAATGAAAGCCAGAGAGAAGCCTATGAAAAGTGTCTGGATGAG GTGGCCAACCATGTGGTACAGGCCCTTCTGAATCAAAAG GACCTGCGGGAGGAGTGTATTAAGCTGAAGATGCGTGTGTTTGACCTGGAGAGACAGAACAAAACCCTGACTGAGCTCTTTGCCCAGAAACTACACCCCCAGGCCAGCCATCTGCAACAG agccccacagagccCAGCACAGAGCCCAGCACAGAACCCCTGACCATGGACAGTGACAAATTGCTGGTGTCCAAAAACCAGGTGGAACTCAAG AGCAATGGGGACTGCACACAGAATGGGTCAGCCACATCGGCCCGGGCCACTGCCACCTCCATGGAGGCCCTGTCTCCGTTTTTCAAGAAGAAAGCACACATCCTAGAGGTCCTGCGCAAGCTGGAGGAGTCAGACCCACTCAAGTTCCACCCCTCCTCCTGCCTGTCCCCCCACCATGACCTGGGCCAGGCGCCGGTCTCCATGGAGAGAGACCAGATATCCCTGATGTCCTCTGAGGCGTTACCTGCCCCACAGCGCCCGGTGGCACACTCATTGTCACGCTGCCACCACTCCAGCTCTGACTCGGACATTCACGATTATGCCAATGGAGAAGGGGCTCTCCAGGAGGACCATGCCCAGCTTCAGCAACAACAACACAGGAGATGTCAGTACTGCCACATACTCTCCCAGAAGAGCAGCCTGGACAGCCTGCTGAAGTGTGCCCAGGGCCACAGTGCCTCACACCAGGCCAGAGTGGAGATCCTTAACAGGCAGGCCTGTGCAGAGGACCAGGGGGCATCGGCACAGAGCACAACCCCTCCCCAAGCAGCGGCTCTTTCCCACCTCCTCTCTGCTGACAGCACAAACCAGTGCTACATGCACAAAACAGCTTTGGACTTCCTAGAGCGCACTCCAGAAGGTCTTTGTTCTTCTGATCCTTTCCTCTCCTTGCTAATCCAAGCCAACCTCAACGGGATGCTAGGGCAGGAGCCCAGGAGGTTACAAAAACACACAGATGAGCATCCGTCCTGCAAACCGCCACCTGTGCCCTCTCATAGTGAGGATATAAAGCacataaaggctgtcatggcaaCGTCGCAGAGCCAGAACGAGGACAGTCTGGAAGAGTGCTGCTACCTGGAAGTAGAGGCAGCGGCACACAATGTGAACAACAGCCTGCACTCTTCTACCTCACACACAGACCATGTTGAGACGGAACCAGGATATCCCAAGGAGCAGGAAGTGAGTGATCAGATCTGCAACGGGCTCTACTTCTCCAATGAGACATCCGTCTCCAAGAAGGTGGCGGTGGAATCTTATTCTCCAGCCCCAGTGCCTGAGAGGAACAGCTCAGCTCAGGCCCTGAATCCCTCTGGGAAGAGCAAGCTTGCACTcagccccacctctccctcttcagGTCTGAGTGAAGTCAAGCCCATCTCTTCCCCATCCCGGCTGCTCAAGTTCCTGAAGATCCCTCCGGGGATCAACCAGGCACAACCAGGCAACCCCCTCCGTCTAAGTCCCCAGCTCACCCGCAGCTCCAAGATCCCCTGCAGGAACAACAACAACTATGAGGTGTACCACTCTCCCATCATGACCCGCAAAGCCAccaacacagagagggagaagcagccatcctcatcctcctccaaaACAGACCCCTACCCTGCTACACACTCCGCCCCCACCTCCCCACCCAAATCAGAGGACATTGTGGACACCCCTCCCATGGCCAAGGAGATTGTTTTCAGCAGCCACTTTGCGCCCAAACCCAGCGACAGCACAAAGGCACCCCCCTCCTCTCATGCACAAAGGGGCTCTCAGAAGGTACCCCAATACGAGAATGTCTGCCCCTCAGATGGGACGCCCCAGTTCCTGGAGGGTCTTAAGAAGTCCCAGTACCTCCCTTACCCCCAACACGAGGGTCCTCTAGAGAAGCATTGTCAGCAAGATGAGAGCCTCCTCAGCCCCCAGTCTTCACAGCACCCTGACTCGTCCCCAGGGAAGGCTGACCAGGACTTCTCTGACCAGGACACTGACTCAGAAAGCCCCGTCTGGCACAAGCCAAACCAACACTTTAGCCTCCCCTCCTCGACCTCCTCCGCCGCCAGTAAAGCACAAAGTAGTCACCCCAGCTACTCCAGCATGAGGGACAGGCACCAGGAGCACCGTGCAGCTCCAGAGCCCAGCCAACAGAACTGTGAACTTGCCCAGCCAACTCAGTCTTCAGCCAGGCGAGGTGACCCCAAGAGACTAGTGCAGGGCAAGACTTCCCAGAGTGAGTCCAGTCACCACCCCTTCAAAGAGCGCCTGGCTGCTTTGGGGAAACTGAAGAGCACAGAAGATCTGCCAGTAGGTGCACAGTCTGTGGACAAGAAGGATGTACAAAGTAACCTAGGCAAACCCCCCACCAACAATATCGAGAAAAGCAAGACCGCTGAAAGGCAAGTTGAGCGAACTGGAGCAGAGCAGCACAGAAATCAGAAATCCACTGATTCCCTGGATGGGAAGCCCTACCCCAAAACCAGCCTCGGCAGTCACACTAGGGTGATAGGTCCAATACATGAATCGGGCACCAAATCCTCAGCCACCCCATCAATGATACCCAAGGGAGAGCAGGAGACACTGTTTTCTCCCAGGATATATGTAGCAAAAGCAGAGGGTCCAAAGATCAAGATGGGCACATCATCCTCCAACACAGAGACTCCTCCAGTGGTGCGGAGCTATGGGAAATGCCCCATCACCCAGAGCCACCACAGTAAAACTGCCCCCAGCACACAAAACAGCCCCACTAAAGTCCCGTCAAAGTCCCCTTCAAAGGTAGGTCAAGCTTCCTCTTATCCCAGAGGGGTCAAACCCATTCCTGAGGACCGTGCCATGGCTCAGAGAAACCCACTTCGGCCAGAGGACAAAACCAAGCTCCCGGCCGGCAAGAAAAAGACCTTTGGCCATGCAGAGAGCTTCCCGCCTCCCCCTCTGCCCCCACGGCCGTCTACTGAAGCCATCGCAAAAGAGGACAAAAAGCCGTACTCGTCTGGCCCATCCGTGCTCCAGTCTGCCATTGAGCAGAAGGTAATGCGTGGCATCGAGGAAAACATGCTGAAGCTGCAGGAGCAGGACCAGGGCCCGGTAGCCGAGCCAAAGCAGAAGGCCTCCAATGGCATCGCCAACTGGTTCGGCCTGAGGAAGAGCAAGCTCCCCGCCCTCAACCGCAAACCGGAAGTGTCCAAGTTCAAGATCAACATGTCATCGTCTGCCTCTGGCGGAGGGGCTAAGGACCCTAAGACAGGTGGTCCCCAGAAGGTGGTGGAGAGCCTGAATATCTCCAAGCTGATGGAGAAGGCAGAGGACCTGCGGAAGGCGCTGGAAGAGGAGCGGGCATATGTGAACAGGGTCGGGATGGACCGCTCTGGCAGAGGCCACTCATGTGAGGTGGTGATGGACCAGGCCCAAGGCCAACTGTCACTCATGTGCAGAGGATTGACCGCAGAGAACTTCATGCAGCAGCTCCTCAACAG TCCCTCGACGTCTTGTTCTGGAAACAGGGTGGACGAGAGGGgagctatacctaccacctttggaATGACACACAGACGCCTCTCCTTTGACTCTAAGAGGTCGCGGCCCAACTTCAGTCACCAGAGGAACGGGATCAGCCACACCAAGAGCAGGGACGAGATAGCCCAG GGTTCGGTTATGATCTGCAAGGGTGAGGTCACATCAGAAGACAGCTTGGCAGAGTCCATTAGTGCTCAGCATTTTACAG GTTCTGGGGCCTCCATGTGCACCCTCGACAGTGGCATTGGCACGTTCCCCATGCCAGACTACGCCAGTAACATGGCAGGGAAGAGCATCCCTAAGGGGAAGCCACAGGAAGAGCAAGGGGTTTCTTGCTCCCAGGGTAAGCATGGGGCCATGATGAAGGTTCCGCGTAAGGCCCATACACTGGAGAGAGAGCTGTCATCTCTGGATGAAGTCAACCCGTTTGTCCTGTATGGCTCAGGGCTGGAGGGAAACGGTACCAACATGCACCAGTCCAGTACAATCCACAAGG ATATAGATGCCTATGGAGCTCATATACAAAATCCCCTCACCAAGAACTGGACCTTTCCCAATCTGAAAGGCTCTGCGGGAGCCACTGATGTTTACCTGGATGTGCAGGGAGACCTGGGGACCCCATCCAGAAGG AGTTTGAAACAGTGTTCCCCCCAGCGCCCCCTGGCCACTGACCCAGGCAGCCTCCCCCTGCCACTCCAGACAGGGCTCAGCCAGCGGGGTAAGGGGCGGACGCCCAGCTCCTCAGAGGTGGGGAAGGACGGAGGGCTGGAGCTGGTGAAGGAGAGACCAGAGGAACTCCTGTCCCTGAGAGAGACGCCTGAATCCCTCAGTGACTCCTTCTACGACAGCCTGTCGTCCTGTGGCAGCCAGGGCTAG